Proteins encoded within one genomic window of Thermoanaerobaculia bacterium:
- a CDS encoding diacylglycerol kinase family lipid kinase — protein sequence MARGILIANPAAGRKDKRAVVDTLLRMAHESGLSLTLELTQYAGHAGVLARQAREENLDAVAVFGGDGSIREAGESLIHSYIPLYILPAGTSNVLARSLQIPLNPLKAASIFREGNIVNLDGGTANHHTFFFMCGAGIDANIMAAAHIPAKKLLGRASFYPAVLREFFTYDFPLLHVDVDGETFSGSYIAVTNIPHFAGPYRLCPPARYDDGLLDVVIFKGRRRRDFLSYFWRIKKGDLLDRPDVVHRKGRNLRISSESQVRYQLDGDTMGEVPVEIRVIPGALKVVR from the coding sequence ATGGCCAGAGGTATTCTCATCGCCAACCCTGCGGCTGGAAGGAAGGACAAACGGGCCGTGGTAGATACCCTTCTGAGAATGGCTCATGAATCGGGTCTTTCCCTGACGCTCGAATTGACTCAGTATGCGGGTCATGCAGGTGTTCTTGCCCGACAGGCCAGAGAAGAAAACCTTGATGCTGTTGCCGTGTTCGGGGGTGACGGCAGCATCCGGGAAGCCGGGGAATCTCTTATCCATTCCTATATTCCACTGTACATCCTTCCCGCCGGAACCTCCAATGTCCTGGCCCGCTCCCTCCAGATTCCCCTCAACCCTTTGAAGGCAGCGTCAATTTTTCGGGAAGGGAATATCGTAAACCTGGACGGGGGAACAGCCAATCATCATACGTTCTTCTTTATGTGCGGTGCCGGAATCGATGCGAACATCATGGCGGCTGCCCACATCCCCGCGAAAAAACTCCTGGGAAGGGCCTCTTTCTATCCAGCTGTCCTTCGAGAATTCTTTACCTACGACTTTCCCTTGCTTCACGTTGACGTGGATGGAGAAACTTTCTCAGGAAGCTACATCGCCGTGACCAATATCCCTCATTTTGCAGGTCCTTATCGCCTCTGTCCTCCGGCTCGCTATGATGACGGACTTCTGGATGTGGTGATTTTCAAGGGTAGAAGGCGAAGAGATTTCCTTAGCTATTTCTGGAGAATTAAGAAGGGAGACCTTCTTGACCGGCCCGATGTGGTTCATCGGAAGGGAAGAAATCTTCGCATTTCATCCGAATCACAGGTCCGGTACCAGTTGGATGGAGACACCATGGGAGAAGTCCCCGTTGAGATCAGGGTCATTCCCGGTGCTCTGAAAGTCGTTCGATGA
- a CDS encoding EamA family transporter: MKVLLGYLYLCAAWGTSWMVIKFSNAAFPPLMGASFRFWLAGLILLGVATLSGSLQRLERNDLKLLLWTGLLTFNIGYGIVYLAEMHIDSGIVATLFATFPIFCAFLGHWLIPEEKLGIQGFLGVFLGFIGVAVLSFPGLGGPSVEDVLWMLLVILSPFACALNVVMIKRRGDALNPYTLNIIPMIMGGAGLMVLSFLSEDLSTLKITVPGLMALGHLTIVVTVIAFSLYYWLLKRMPLVLLSSTAYLSLILAVIAGYAILGEPVTLRRIMGIAFILVGVSLVQRDQRDVAVLEPVPGP; encoded by the coding sequence ATGAAGGTTCTTCTCGGCTATCTCTACCTGTGTGCCGCCTGGGGAACGTCCTGGATGGTGATCAAGTTCTCCAATGCTGCATTTCCCCCGCTCATGGGCGCATCTTTCCGTTTCTGGCTTGCAGGTTTAATCCTTCTGGGAGTTGCGACTCTGTCAGGGAGCCTTCAAAGACTGGAAAGAAATGATCTCAAGCTTCTTCTCTGGACAGGGCTTCTGACCTTTAATATCGGGTACGGAATCGTGTATCTCGCAGAAATGCACATCGATTCCGGTATCGTGGCGACTCTCTTTGCAACCTTTCCGATTTTCTGTGCCTTTCTGGGGCACTGGCTGATTCCAGAGGAAAAACTCGGGATCCAGGGATTCCTTGGCGTCTTTCTCGGGTTCATTGGGGTAGCGGTTCTTTCCTTTCCAGGACTCGGCGGACCTTCCGTGGAAGACGTTCTCTGGATGCTTCTGGTCATTCTCTCGCCCTTCGCCTGTGCTCTGAACGTGGTTATGATCAAGAGAAGGGGGGATGCGCTTAATCCCTATACTCTCAACATCATACCCATGATTATGGGAGGGGCCGGGCTCATGGTGCTCTCCTTTCTGAGTGAAGATCTTTCCACGTTAAAGATTACGGTACCCGGGCTCATGGCCCTGGGGCACCTGACCATCGTGGTTACCGTCATTGCGTTTTCTCTTTACTATTGGTTACTGAAGCGTATGCCCCTGGTCCTGCTGTCCTCCACGGCCTATCTCTCCCTGATTCTTGCCGTGATTGCCGGATATGCCATTCTGGGAGAACCGGTCACACTGAGGAGAATCATGGGTATCGCATTTATCCTCGTCGGGGTTTCCCTCGTTCAAAGGGACCAGCGCGACGTGGCTGTCTTGGAACCTGTTCCCGGACCATGA
- a CDS encoding class I SAM-dependent methyltransferase → MTHDPKSARSGKFWDAWRRARQEEPANRWSDWWTCPILIQRFFQKILKEPCSSEEIFFKALAKRVSWPAHPRTLSLCGGIGDLELRLIRYGLLGETTILEISEEAVREGRKRTSDSPVPVKFVQKDANTGEFGRGEYDLVLSNSALHHLDKLEQVSAGIVDAMKPNGVFIFQEYTGPDRFQWEEPWTRAARRILGVLSRNRPELSIPRSPWIPSIEEIETQDPTEAIHSSQILPTLKSFFTFQLLAPMGGALYQMLFPLILPLLNPEDPGDHALVERICAIEDSLMNSYGYSSHFTFGVARPAPADSCVQMKVHERPDPGVVG, encoded by the coding sequence ATGACCCACGATCCAAAATCTGCCAGGTCGGGGAAGTTCTGGGACGCCTGGCGCCGAGCGAGACAGGAGGAACCTGCGAACAGATGGTCGGACTGGTGGACCTGCCCCATTCTCATTCAGAGATTTTTTCAGAAAATTCTCAAAGAGCCCTGCTCCTCCGAGGAAATCTTTTTTAAGGCTCTCGCAAAGCGTGTTTCCTGGCCGGCCCATCCCCGAACACTGAGTCTCTGCGGAGGGATCGGAGATCTTGAGCTACGCCTGATCCGCTATGGCCTTCTGGGGGAGACGACGATTCTTGAGATCAGTGAGGAAGCCGTCAGGGAAGGAAGAAAACGGACGTCCGACAGCCCTGTTCCCGTCAAATTTGTTCAAAAAGATGCCAATACCGGAGAATTTGGGCGCGGAGAATACGACCTTGTCTTATCGAATTCTGCCCTTCATCATCTCGATAAACTGGAACAGGTCTCGGCCGGTATTGTCGATGCGATGAAGCCCAACGGAGTATTTATCTTCCAGGAATATACCGGACCGGACCGGTTTCAATGGGAGGAACCCTGGACTCGAGCTGCCCGGAGAATTCTCGGAGTTCTTTCCCGAAACAGGCCCGAACTTTCCATACCCCGGAGTCCCTGGATACCTTCCATAGAAGAGATCGAGACTCAGGACCCTACAGAGGCTATTCATTCTTCGCAAATTCTTCCGACTTTGAAATCGTTCTTCACCTTTCAGCTTCTTGCGCCAATGGGAGGCGCTCTCTACCAGATGCTCTTTCCACTCATCCTTCCTCTTCTGAATCCGGAGGATCCCGGAGATCATGCTCTTGTGGAAAGGATCTGCGCCATCGAGGATTCCTTAATGAACTCGTATGGATATTCCTCCCATTTTACCTTCGGTGTCGCCCGTCCGGCTCCTGCGGACAGCTGTGTTCAAATGAAGGTGCATGAAAGACCCGATCCCGGTGTGGTAGGATAG
- a CDS encoding TolC family protein, translating to MIQKFRWILCGCCLGLLVLPRMAAGESSAVESVTYRTITLQEAVRTALEANLSIRVSRTEVLQAGADVIQSKLIANPELVAETENFSGTGMFQNRDSMEQSLVLSQEIELGGKRKNRIVKARVAETLKKLDLELDELSLCRDVALAFFDLLGWQERVKVLQDRSAIANEMAQTIKVRVEAGKVPHLESLRASVLAESARLRLLEARNQMNVADLALQTLLGKGEEQLLRATYRPIGRKDLSMDAGDWDSNAEDHPFVLRYLIIHDLREAERKVARSLQYPDIVLSGGVRWFEESGDRAYLAGLSIGLPILHRNQGEIARADLELDRARLEVRARVLEIEKERSRIRIGLDSSSEAMNAYQTSILTQAEEAFQYARESYIAGKIGYVALLDAMNNLFEIREAYVNVFIEYYNQRARAAFITADRDWFISEVEP from the coding sequence ATGATACAGAAGTTTCGATGGATCCTATGTGGGTGTTGCCTGGGCCTGCTGGTCCTTCCCCGCATGGCTGCGGGAGAGAGTTCCGCTGTGGAAAGCGTGACATACCGGACGATTACGCTACAGGAGGCGGTGCGCACTGCCCTTGAGGCCAATCTTTCCATTCGGGTGTCCCGAACGGAAGTTCTTCAAGCGGGTGCCGACGTAATCCAGTCAAAATTGATAGCAAACCCGGAGCTCGTCGCCGAAACAGAAAATTTCAGTGGAACCGGCATGTTTCAAAATCGTGACAGCATGGAGCAGAGCCTGGTACTGTCACAGGAAATTGAACTGGGCGGTAAAAGAAAAAATCGAATCGTAAAGGCCCGTGTTGCTGAGACCCTGAAAAAGCTGGATTTGGAATTAGATGAGCTCTCCCTCTGCCGGGATGTAGCGCTGGCTTTCTTTGATCTCCTTGGCTGGCAGGAAAGGGTGAAGGTCCTGCAGGACCGCAGTGCCATTGCCAATGAAATGGCGCAGACCATAAAAGTGCGGGTTGAGGCTGGCAAGGTTCCCCATCTGGAGTCTCTTCGCGCTTCGGTCTTGGCGGAATCCGCCCGCCTGAGGCTTCTGGAAGCCAGAAACCAGATGAATGTGGCCGATTTGGCCCTTCAAACCCTTCTGGGCAAAGGAGAAGAGCAACTCTTGCGGGCAACGTATCGTCCGATTGGAAGGAAAGATCTTTCTATGGATGCAGGTGATTGGGATTCCAATGCGGAAGATCACCCCTTTGTTCTTCGGTATTTGATCATTCACGATCTTCGGGAGGCTGAACGAAAAGTTGCACGATCCCTCCAGTACCCCGACATTGTCCTGAGTGGCGGTGTCCGGTGGTTCGAGGAGTCCGGAGATCGGGCTTACCTTGCAGGGTTGTCCATCGGCCTGCCCATTCTTCATCGAAACCAGGGGGAAATAGCCAGGGCAGACCTGGAACTTGACCGAGCCCGCCTGGAAGTCCGGGCACGAGTGCTTGAGATAGAGAAAGAGCGATCTCGTATCCGGATCGGGCTGGATTCATCGAGTGAGGCCATGAATGCATATCAGACTTCCATTCTGACTCAGGCCGAGGAAGCGTTTCAGTATGCCAGGGAAAGCTATATTGCAGGAAAAATTGGCTATGTGGCTCTTTTGGACGCCATGAACAACCTCTTCGAAATCAGGGAGGCTTATGTGAACGTTTTCATTGAATATTACAACCAGCGTGCCCGGGCCGCATTTATTACAGCGGACCGTGATTGGTTTATCTCAGAGGTGGAACCATGA